The segment TTAGCATTTGTGTATTAGTTGATAATTTGCATTGAAAATTACTTGGCTTAATTGCTggggctgttgctgtttctgatGGTTTGGCATGCAAATGATTGTTAGTTGGTTGGTTAGTGGACAACACGTCGATCTTATTGACAACAATCAGAATGCGTTGCAGTTGATTGTTATTGttagttgctgctgctgttgttgttgcaggtTCAGTGGGCGTTGCTGCGCCCACACCTGGAGGTGTGTCCGACTCACTTGACTTGGCATTGGGCAGATTTTTCTTGCCtttattgctgctgctgctgctgccgttgctgttgcgtTTGAGGGAAAACGTATTGCGGACGCGCGAAAATGTGGacagctgttgctgctgatgctgctgttgcggcaGTGATTGTTGCGCCTCAATAAGCTGCAACGAGTTGAAAGAACTCTTCAGCGGCTGCTGTTCAAATACGTTAATGCTGCCATTTCCACAACCATTTccattttcgttttcgttttcccTTTGATTGCAGAAATTCAGTTGAGCTTTTTCGCTGACCAGCAAATCGTTGAGTTGCTGGTACTCCTCGTAGATGCCCCTACTGTGCCGCTTATTGATTTTGGCCAGTGGCTGAGGCTTCTGCGACTTTGATTTAAAGATCTTGTTCCACATTTTCTTGCTCATCTTGCTCAAAATTTGGAGTACGCGCGTCTCTGATGATTATTCACCTTCCCGATACTTCGTTATTTTTAAACACATTTCACATTTTCCGAGCTCCGCACCGTTTCGCTCTTTCCAATTGGACTTATTCTTGCGCCGGCGTCTGGTTCAATTTTGAGCGGCAGCAACATCGCCGCCAGCCCGCCAGCAACATTAAGCTCTCGCAAGCAACAAGCTG is part of the Drosophila miranda strain MSH22 chromosome Y unlocalized genomic scaffold, D.miranda_PacBio2.1 Contig_Y1_pilon, whole genome shotgun sequence genome and harbors:
- the LOC117189809 gene encoding uncharacterized protein LOC117189809, which encodes MSKKMWNKIFKSKSQKPQPLAKINKRHSRGIYEEYQQLNDLLVSEKAQLNFCNQRENENENGNGCGNGSINVFEQQPLKSSFNSLQLIEAQQSLPQQQHQQQQLSTFSRVRNTFSLKRNSNGSSSSSNKGKKNLPNAKSTTFNTEAELEAPECGQEEEPSSPPLTR